A region from the Metopolophium dirhodum isolate CAU chromosome 9, ASM1992520v1, whole genome shotgun sequence genome encodes:
- the LOC132952453 gene encoding glutamate receptor-interacting protein 2 isoform X6, which produces MVSKHAIYESSNYTDQYQYVKHKIIDVFIEREDGSLGIVLRGGAHPDPDMCKPLTVTHVRPDGPADREGTIKVGDHLLAVDGVSLNGLILADADAILRQSDGACRLTVRYQVSAADRVGNTTCPMLVEVESPRPHQLGLTLTNTINNSAVVVDHVKPGSIAERCGAIFPGDQIVAVNDTRVAGLRTAASDVYKLLRTCGGAQSTLRLEIIPAFTTDLIHAEYCSSYDSRQHLYSVYEDPIDPVVWEPTETHNVVRVDYTILTLVADENGRFGMDIRSNNLALVVCYIEPGGPTDRTGCVQVGDRILSVNGCKSTSFVPLFQQPLHDFLGPEVKNACIKVEFDITDFVVPTSGEFTVKLLKNDYRSLGITITDDGNGQVCISEIVPGSIAHRSGTLKISDTLLAVNNKSLSDCTRQEASSILQEAGDVVTLRVRTPNTAIDDYENEDDLVQYTVELYKKGEPLGITITGSEDSRLPISIQELSPGGLADRTGAIHVGDRLLAINGADLSEAPLSTAIAQLQNTDDRVVITVSRPQQRSLYTSAGMLSGSAAAAEDSAIESDTCTRSAPNLHEPTPDRIVFRHRSKSAQRKVPEFDSDYFGGTLRPYYIREHADYDIDSIFKIAENQDRDGLLDFDLFQVTLFKDTVYEDFGFSISDGLYERGVFVNNIRKGGPADLSGMLKRYDRIIQVNNTRTDDSDCCLTVPLVASAGDKITLTVERRNNMPRIQFP; this is translated from the exons ATGGTGTCCAAGCACGCGATTTACGAGTCCAGCAACTACACGGATCAAT ATCAGTATGTGAAGCACAAAATCATCGACGTGTTCATCGAACGAGAAGACGGTAGTCTCGGGATAGTGCTGCGTGGTGGTGCACATCCGGACCCTGACATGTGCAAGCCGTTGACCGTGACGCACGTCAGACCCGATGGACCTGCCGACAG agaaGGCACAATTAAGGTTGGTGATCATTTATTAGCCGTCGACGGTGTTTCATTGAATGGATTGATATTGGCTGACGCTGATGCAATACTCAGACAGTCGGACGGAGCATGCCGATTGACCGTGCGATACCAAGTATCAGCGGCGGATCGAGTCGGTAACACTACTTGTCCAATGTTGGTTGAAGTTGAAAGTCCAAGACCACACCAATTAGGTTTAACTTTGACAAACACGATCAATAATAGCGCGGTCGTAGTTGACCACGTAAAACCTGGTAGCATTGCCGAgcg ATGCGGTGCTATATTTCCTGGTGACCAAATAGTGGCCGTCAATGACACGAGGGTGGCCGGGTTAAGGACAGCGGCCAGTGATGTGTACAAACTCCTACGAACGTGCGGAGGAGCTCAGTCCACTCTCAGACTAGAAATAATACCAGCATTTACCACAGACTTAATACACGCCGAAT ATTGCTCGTCGTACGACTCGCGTCAACATTTGTACTCCGTATACGAAGATCCCATCGATCCGGTAGTTTGGGAACCAACGGAAACGC ACAACGTGGTACGAGTAGATTACACTATATTGACTTTGGTGGCAGACGAAAATGGTCGGTTTGGAATGGACATTCGATCGAATAACTTGGCACTCGTCGTTTGTTATATTGAACCGGGAGGACCCACTGACag gaCCGGTTGCGTGCAAGTTGGCGATCGTATACTCTCAGTGAACGGGTGCAAGAGCACCAGTTTCGTACCATTATTCCAACAACCACTGCACGATTTTTTAGGACCCGAAGTTAAAAATGCCTGTATCAAGGTGGAGTTTGATATAACAGACTTTGTAGTTCCCACGTCGGGAGAATTCACAGTGAAGCTGCTGAAAAACGACTACAGAAGTCTCGGAATCACGATAACAG acGATGGCAACGGGCAAGTGTGTATTTCGGAAATCGTACCTGGTTCTATAGCTCATCGGTCGGGCACATTAAAAATTAGCGACACATTGTTGGCTGTGAATAATAAATCACTGAGTGATTGCACTAGACAAGAAGCAAGTAGTATACTCCAAGAAGCCGGAGACGTGGTGACGCTGAGAGTACGGACTCCCAATACAGCGatag ATGATTATGAAAACGAAGATGATTTGGTTCAGTACACAGTAGAACTATACAAAAAAGGAGAACCTTTGGGAATTACCATCACGGGCTCGGAAGATTCCCGATTACCAATTTCTATACAAGAATTATCACCAG GCGGACTGGCCGACCGGACGGGCGCCATACACGTGGGCGACCGTCTGCTGGCGATCAACGGCGCAGACCTGTCCGAGGCGCCGCTGTCCACGGCCATAGCGCAACTGCAGAACACCGACGACCGGGTGGTGATCACCGTTTCGCGACCGCAACAACGGTCGTTGTACACCAGCGCGGGTATGCTGTCCGGGTCGGCCGCGGCCGCGGAAGACTCGGCCATCGAGTCGGACACCTGTACCCGGTCAGCGCCCAACTTGCACGAGCCGACGCCCGACCGGATCGTGTTCCGGCACCGGTCCAAGAGTGCTCAGAGGAAGGTGCCGGAGTTCGACAGCGACTATTTCGGCGGCACTCTCCGTCCGTACTACATACGCGAGCACGCCGACTACGATATCGACAGTATATTCAAGATAGCCGAGAACCAGGACAGGGACGGGCTGCTCGATTTCGACCTGTTCCAA gttaCTCTATTCAAGGACACGGTGTACGAAGATTTCGGTTTCAGTATATCGGACGGTCTGTATGAGCGAGGAGTGTTCGTCAACAATATCAGAAAAGGTGGACCGGCCGATTTGAGTGGCATGCTGAAACGATACGACCGTATAATTCAA GTGAACAACACCAGGACAGACGACTCCGACTGCTGCCTGACCGTACCATTGGTGGCGTCTGCTGGAGACAAAATCACACTGACCGTAGAAAGACGGAATAACATGCCGAGAATTCAATTTCCTTAA
- the LOC132952453 gene encoding glutamate receptor-interacting protein 1 isoform X3, translating into MFSSLKFSTLRSKKHTSPKQTAQHRKSTSKWLLDKVCSTQKSEDKRMVSKHAIYESSNYTDQCMDQYVKHKIIDVFIEREDGSLGIVLRGGAHPDPDMCKPLTVTHVRPDGPADREGTIKVGDHLLAVDGVSLNGLILADADAILRQSDGACRLTVRYQVSAADRVGNTTCPMLVEVESPRPHQLGLTLTNTINNSAVVVDHVKPGSIAERCGAIFPGDQIVAVNDTRVAGLRTAASDVYKLLRTCGGAQSTLRLEIIPAFTTDLIHAEYCSSYDSRQHLYSVYEDPIDPVVWEPTETHNVVRVDYTILTLVADENGRFGMDIRSNNLALVVCYIEPGGPTDRTGCVQVGDRILSVNGCKSTSFVPLFQQPLHDFLGPEVKNACIKVEFDITDFVVPTSGEFTVKLLKNDYRSLGITITDDGNGQVCISEIVPGSIAHRSGTLKISDTLLAVNNKSLSDCTRQEASSILQEAGDVVTLRVRTPNTAIDDYENEDDLVQYTVELYKKGEPLGITITGSEDSRLPISIQELSPGGLADRTGAIHVGDRLLAINGADLSEAPLSTAIAQLQNTDDRVVITVSRPQQRSLYTSAGMLSGSAAAAEDSAIESDTCTRSAPNLHEPTPDRIVFRHRSKSAQRKVPEFDSDYFGGTLRPYYIREHADYDIDSIFKIAENQDRDGLLDFDLFQVTLFKDTVYEDFGFSISDGLYERGVFVNNIRKGGPADLSGMLKRYDRIIQVNNTRTDDSDCCLTVPLVASAGDKITLTVERRNNMPRIQFP; encoded by the exons ATGTTTTCGTCGTTAAAGTTTTCCACGCTGAGGTCGAAGAAACACACGTCTCCGAAGCAAACCGCGCAACACCGGAAGTCCACGAGCAAAT gGCTTCTGGACAAGGTGTGTTCGACTCAGAAAAGCGAAGACAAACGAATGGTGTCCAAGCACGCGATTTACGAGTCCAGCAACTACACGGATCAATGTATGG ATCAGTATGTGAAGCACAAAATCATCGACGTGTTCATCGAACGAGAAGACGGTAGTCTCGGGATAGTGCTGCGTGGTGGTGCACATCCGGACCCTGACATGTGCAAGCCGTTGACCGTGACGCACGTCAGACCCGATGGACCTGCCGACAG agaaGGCACAATTAAGGTTGGTGATCATTTATTAGCCGTCGACGGTGTTTCATTGAATGGATTGATATTGGCTGACGCTGATGCAATACTCAGACAGTCGGACGGAGCATGCCGATTGACCGTGCGATACCAAGTATCAGCGGCGGATCGAGTCGGTAACACTACTTGTCCAATGTTGGTTGAAGTTGAAAGTCCAAGACCACACCAATTAGGTTTAACTTTGACAAACACGATCAATAATAGCGCGGTCGTAGTTGACCACGTAAAACCTGGTAGCATTGCCGAgcg ATGCGGTGCTATATTTCCTGGTGACCAAATAGTGGCCGTCAATGACACGAGGGTGGCCGGGTTAAGGACAGCGGCCAGTGATGTGTACAAACTCCTACGAACGTGCGGAGGAGCTCAGTCCACTCTCAGACTAGAAATAATACCAGCATTTACCACAGACTTAATACACGCCGAAT ATTGCTCGTCGTACGACTCGCGTCAACATTTGTACTCCGTATACGAAGATCCCATCGATCCGGTAGTTTGGGAACCAACGGAAACGC ACAACGTGGTACGAGTAGATTACACTATATTGACTTTGGTGGCAGACGAAAATGGTCGGTTTGGAATGGACATTCGATCGAATAACTTGGCACTCGTCGTTTGTTATATTGAACCGGGAGGACCCACTGACag gaCCGGTTGCGTGCAAGTTGGCGATCGTATACTCTCAGTGAACGGGTGCAAGAGCACCAGTTTCGTACCATTATTCCAACAACCACTGCACGATTTTTTAGGACCCGAAGTTAAAAATGCCTGTATCAAGGTGGAGTTTGATATAACAGACTTTGTAGTTCCCACGTCGGGAGAATTCACAGTGAAGCTGCTGAAAAACGACTACAGAAGTCTCGGAATCACGATAACAG acGATGGCAACGGGCAAGTGTGTATTTCGGAAATCGTACCTGGTTCTATAGCTCATCGGTCGGGCACATTAAAAATTAGCGACACATTGTTGGCTGTGAATAATAAATCACTGAGTGATTGCACTAGACAAGAAGCAAGTAGTATACTCCAAGAAGCCGGAGACGTGGTGACGCTGAGAGTACGGACTCCCAATACAGCGatag ATGATTATGAAAACGAAGATGATTTGGTTCAGTACACAGTAGAACTATACAAAAAAGGAGAACCTTTGGGAATTACCATCACGGGCTCGGAAGATTCCCGATTACCAATTTCTATACAAGAATTATCACCAG GCGGACTGGCCGACCGGACGGGCGCCATACACGTGGGCGACCGTCTGCTGGCGATCAACGGCGCAGACCTGTCCGAGGCGCCGCTGTCCACGGCCATAGCGCAACTGCAGAACACCGACGACCGGGTGGTGATCACCGTTTCGCGACCGCAACAACGGTCGTTGTACACCAGCGCGGGTATGCTGTCCGGGTCGGCCGCGGCCGCGGAAGACTCGGCCATCGAGTCGGACACCTGTACCCGGTCAGCGCCCAACTTGCACGAGCCGACGCCCGACCGGATCGTGTTCCGGCACCGGTCCAAGAGTGCTCAGAGGAAGGTGCCGGAGTTCGACAGCGACTATTTCGGCGGCACTCTCCGTCCGTACTACATACGCGAGCACGCCGACTACGATATCGACAGTATATTCAAGATAGCCGAGAACCAGGACAGGGACGGGCTGCTCGATTTCGACCTGTTCCAA gttaCTCTATTCAAGGACACGGTGTACGAAGATTTCGGTTTCAGTATATCGGACGGTCTGTATGAGCGAGGAGTGTTCGTCAACAATATCAGAAAAGGTGGACCGGCCGATTTGAGTGGCATGCTGAAACGATACGACCGTATAATTCAA GTGAACAACACCAGGACAGACGACTCCGACTGCTGCCTGACCGTACCATTGGTGGCGTCTGCTGGAGACAAAATCACACTGACCGTAGAAAGACGGAATAACATGCCGAGAATTCAATTTCCTTAA
- the LOC132952453 gene encoding glutamate receptor-interacting protein 1 isoform X1 produces MFSSLKFSTLRSKKHTSPKQTAQHRKSTSKCKESTRLLDKVCSTQKSEDKRMVSKHAIYESSNYTDQCMDQYVKHKIIDVFIEREDGSLGIVLRGGAHPDPDMCKPLTVTHVRPDGPADREGTIKVGDHLLAVDGVSLNGLILADADAILRQSDGACRLTVRYQVSAADRVGNTTCPMLVEVESPRPHQLGLTLTNTINNSAVVVDHVKPGSIAERCGAIFPGDQIVAVNDTRVAGLRTAASDVYKLLRTCGGAQSTLRLEIIPAFTTDLIHAEYCSSYDSRQHLYSVYEDPIDPVVWEPTETHNVVRVDYTILTLVADENGRFGMDIRSNNLALVVCYIEPGGPTDRTGCVQVGDRILSVNGCKSTSFVPLFQQPLHDFLGPEVKNACIKVEFDITDFVVPTSGEFTVKLLKNDYRSLGITITDDGNGQVCISEIVPGSIAHRSGTLKISDTLLAVNNKSLSDCTRQEASSILQEAGDVVTLRVRTPNTAIDDYENEDDLVQYTVELYKKGEPLGITITGSEDSRLPISIQELSPGGLADRTGAIHVGDRLLAINGADLSEAPLSTAIAQLQNTDDRVVITVSRPQQRSLYTSAGMLSGSAAAAEDSAIESDTCTRSAPNLHEPTPDRIVFRHRSKSAQRKVPEFDSDYFGGTLRPYYIREHADYDIDSIFKIAENQDRDGLLDFDLFQVTLFKDTVYEDFGFSISDGLYERGVFVNNIRKGGPADLSGMLKRYDRIIQVNNTRTDDSDCCLTVPLVASAGDKITLTVERRNNMPRIQFP; encoded by the exons ATGTTTTCGTCGTTAAAGTTTTCCACGCTGAGGTCGAAGAAACACACGTCTCCGAAGCAAACCGCGCAACACCGGAAGTCCACGAGCAAATGTAAGGAGTCTACAC gGCTTCTGGACAAGGTGTGTTCGACTCAGAAAAGCGAAGACAAACGAATGGTGTCCAAGCACGCGATTTACGAGTCCAGCAACTACACGGATCAATGTATGG ATCAGTATGTGAAGCACAAAATCATCGACGTGTTCATCGAACGAGAAGACGGTAGTCTCGGGATAGTGCTGCGTGGTGGTGCACATCCGGACCCTGACATGTGCAAGCCGTTGACCGTGACGCACGTCAGACCCGATGGACCTGCCGACAG agaaGGCACAATTAAGGTTGGTGATCATTTATTAGCCGTCGACGGTGTTTCATTGAATGGATTGATATTGGCTGACGCTGATGCAATACTCAGACAGTCGGACGGAGCATGCCGATTGACCGTGCGATACCAAGTATCAGCGGCGGATCGAGTCGGTAACACTACTTGTCCAATGTTGGTTGAAGTTGAAAGTCCAAGACCACACCAATTAGGTTTAACTTTGACAAACACGATCAATAATAGCGCGGTCGTAGTTGACCACGTAAAACCTGGTAGCATTGCCGAgcg ATGCGGTGCTATATTTCCTGGTGACCAAATAGTGGCCGTCAATGACACGAGGGTGGCCGGGTTAAGGACAGCGGCCAGTGATGTGTACAAACTCCTACGAACGTGCGGAGGAGCTCAGTCCACTCTCAGACTAGAAATAATACCAGCATTTACCACAGACTTAATACACGCCGAAT ATTGCTCGTCGTACGACTCGCGTCAACATTTGTACTCCGTATACGAAGATCCCATCGATCCGGTAGTTTGGGAACCAACGGAAACGC ACAACGTGGTACGAGTAGATTACACTATATTGACTTTGGTGGCAGACGAAAATGGTCGGTTTGGAATGGACATTCGATCGAATAACTTGGCACTCGTCGTTTGTTATATTGAACCGGGAGGACCCACTGACag gaCCGGTTGCGTGCAAGTTGGCGATCGTATACTCTCAGTGAACGGGTGCAAGAGCACCAGTTTCGTACCATTATTCCAACAACCACTGCACGATTTTTTAGGACCCGAAGTTAAAAATGCCTGTATCAAGGTGGAGTTTGATATAACAGACTTTGTAGTTCCCACGTCGGGAGAATTCACAGTGAAGCTGCTGAAAAACGACTACAGAAGTCTCGGAATCACGATAACAG acGATGGCAACGGGCAAGTGTGTATTTCGGAAATCGTACCTGGTTCTATAGCTCATCGGTCGGGCACATTAAAAATTAGCGACACATTGTTGGCTGTGAATAATAAATCACTGAGTGATTGCACTAGACAAGAAGCAAGTAGTATACTCCAAGAAGCCGGAGACGTGGTGACGCTGAGAGTACGGACTCCCAATACAGCGatag ATGATTATGAAAACGAAGATGATTTGGTTCAGTACACAGTAGAACTATACAAAAAAGGAGAACCTTTGGGAATTACCATCACGGGCTCGGAAGATTCCCGATTACCAATTTCTATACAAGAATTATCACCAG GCGGACTGGCCGACCGGACGGGCGCCATACACGTGGGCGACCGTCTGCTGGCGATCAACGGCGCAGACCTGTCCGAGGCGCCGCTGTCCACGGCCATAGCGCAACTGCAGAACACCGACGACCGGGTGGTGATCACCGTTTCGCGACCGCAACAACGGTCGTTGTACACCAGCGCGGGTATGCTGTCCGGGTCGGCCGCGGCCGCGGAAGACTCGGCCATCGAGTCGGACACCTGTACCCGGTCAGCGCCCAACTTGCACGAGCCGACGCCCGACCGGATCGTGTTCCGGCACCGGTCCAAGAGTGCTCAGAGGAAGGTGCCGGAGTTCGACAGCGACTATTTCGGCGGCACTCTCCGTCCGTACTACATACGCGAGCACGCCGACTACGATATCGACAGTATATTCAAGATAGCCGAGAACCAGGACAGGGACGGGCTGCTCGATTTCGACCTGTTCCAA gttaCTCTATTCAAGGACACGGTGTACGAAGATTTCGGTTTCAGTATATCGGACGGTCTGTATGAGCGAGGAGTGTTCGTCAACAATATCAGAAAAGGTGGACCGGCCGATTTGAGTGGCATGCTGAAACGATACGACCGTATAATTCAA GTGAACAACACCAGGACAGACGACTCCGACTGCTGCCTGACCGTACCATTGGTGGCGTCTGCTGGAGACAAAATCACACTGACCGTAGAAAGACGGAATAACATGCCGAGAATTCAATTTCCTTAA
- the LOC132952453 gene encoding glutamate receptor-interacting protein 1 isoform X4 produces MFSSLKFSTLRSKKHTSPKQTAQHRKSTSKWLLDKVCSTQKSEDKRMVSKHAIYESSNYTDQYQYVKHKIIDVFIEREDGSLGIVLRGGAHPDPDMCKPLTVTHVRPDGPADREGTIKVGDHLLAVDGVSLNGLILADADAILRQSDGACRLTVRYQVSAADRVGNTTCPMLVEVESPRPHQLGLTLTNTINNSAVVVDHVKPGSIAERCGAIFPGDQIVAVNDTRVAGLRTAASDVYKLLRTCGGAQSTLRLEIIPAFTTDLIHAEYCSSYDSRQHLYSVYEDPIDPVVWEPTETHNVVRVDYTILTLVADENGRFGMDIRSNNLALVVCYIEPGGPTDRTGCVQVGDRILSVNGCKSTSFVPLFQQPLHDFLGPEVKNACIKVEFDITDFVVPTSGEFTVKLLKNDYRSLGITITDDGNGQVCISEIVPGSIAHRSGTLKISDTLLAVNNKSLSDCTRQEASSILQEAGDVVTLRVRTPNTAIDDYENEDDLVQYTVELYKKGEPLGITITGSEDSRLPISIQELSPGGLADRTGAIHVGDRLLAINGADLSEAPLSTAIAQLQNTDDRVVITVSRPQQRSLYTSAGMLSGSAAAAEDSAIESDTCTRSAPNLHEPTPDRIVFRHRSKSAQRKVPEFDSDYFGGTLRPYYIREHADYDIDSIFKIAENQDRDGLLDFDLFQVTLFKDTVYEDFGFSISDGLYERGVFVNNIRKGGPADLSGMLKRYDRIIQVNNTRTDDSDCCLTVPLVASAGDKITLTVERRNNMPRIQFP; encoded by the exons ATGTTTTCGTCGTTAAAGTTTTCCACGCTGAGGTCGAAGAAACACACGTCTCCGAAGCAAACCGCGCAACACCGGAAGTCCACGAGCAAAT gGCTTCTGGACAAGGTGTGTTCGACTCAGAAAAGCGAAGACAAACGAATGGTGTCCAAGCACGCGATTTACGAGTCCAGCAACTACACGGATCAAT ATCAGTATGTGAAGCACAAAATCATCGACGTGTTCATCGAACGAGAAGACGGTAGTCTCGGGATAGTGCTGCGTGGTGGTGCACATCCGGACCCTGACATGTGCAAGCCGTTGACCGTGACGCACGTCAGACCCGATGGACCTGCCGACAG agaaGGCACAATTAAGGTTGGTGATCATTTATTAGCCGTCGACGGTGTTTCATTGAATGGATTGATATTGGCTGACGCTGATGCAATACTCAGACAGTCGGACGGAGCATGCCGATTGACCGTGCGATACCAAGTATCAGCGGCGGATCGAGTCGGTAACACTACTTGTCCAATGTTGGTTGAAGTTGAAAGTCCAAGACCACACCAATTAGGTTTAACTTTGACAAACACGATCAATAATAGCGCGGTCGTAGTTGACCACGTAAAACCTGGTAGCATTGCCGAgcg ATGCGGTGCTATATTTCCTGGTGACCAAATAGTGGCCGTCAATGACACGAGGGTGGCCGGGTTAAGGACAGCGGCCAGTGATGTGTACAAACTCCTACGAACGTGCGGAGGAGCTCAGTCCACTCTCAGACTAGAAATAATACCAGCATTTACCACAGACTTAATACACGCCGAAT ATTGCTCGTCGTACGACTCGCGTCAACATTTGTACTCCGTATACGAAGATCCCATCGATCCGGTAGTTTGGGAACCAACGGAAACGC ACAACGTGGTACGAGTAGATTACACTATATTGACTTTGGTGGCAGACGAAAATGGTCGGTTTGGAATGGACATTCGATCGAATAACTTGGCACTCGTCGTTTGTTATATTGAACCGGGAGGACCCACTGACag gaCCGGTTGCGTGCAAGTTGGCGATCGTATACTCTCAGTGAACGGGTGCAAGAGCACCAGTTTCGTACCATTATTCCAACAACCACTGCACGATTTTTTAGGACCCGAAGTTAAAAATGCCTGTATCAAGGTGGAGTTTGATATAACAGACTTTGTAGTTCCCACGTCGGGAGAATTCACAGTGAAGCTGCTGAAAAACGACTACAGAAGTCTCGGAATCACGATAACAG acGATGGCAACGGGCAAGTGTGTATTTCGGAAATCGTACCTGGTTCTATAGCTCATCGGTCGGGCACATTAAAAATTAGCGACACATTGTTGGCTGTGAATAATAAATCACTGAGTGATTGCACTAGACAAGAAGCAAGTAGTATACTCCAAGAAGCCGGAGACGTGGTGACGCTGAGAGTACGGACTCCCAATACAGCGatag ATGATTATGAAAACGAAGATGATTTGGTTCAGTACACAGTAGAACTATACAAAAAAGGAGAACCTTTGGGAATTACCATCACGGGCTCGGAAGATTCCCGATTACCAATTTCTATACAAGAATTATCACCAG GCGGACTGGCCGACCGGACGGGCGCCATACACGTGGGCGACCGTCTGCTGGCGATCAACGGCGCAGACCTGTCCGAGGCGCCGCTGTCCACGGCCATAGCGCAACTGCAGAACACCGACGACCGGGTGGTGATCACCGTTTCGCGACCGCAACAACGGTCGTTGTACACCAGCGCGGGTATGCTGTCCGGGTCGGCCGCGGCCGCGGAAGACTCGGCCATCGAGTCGGACACCTGTACCCGGTCAGCGCCCAACTTGCACGAGCCGACGCCCGACCGGATCGTGTTCCGGCACCGGTCCAAGAGTGCTCAGAGGAAGGTGCCGGAGTTCGACAGCGACTATTTCGGCGGCACTCTCCGTCCGTACTACATACGCGAGCACGCCGACTACGATATCGACAGTATATTCAAGATAGCCGAGAACCAGGACAGGGACGGGCTGCTCGATTTCGACCTGTTCCAA gttaCTCTATTCAAGGACACGGTGTACGAAGATTTCGGTTTCAGTATATCGGACGGTCTGTATGAGCGAGGAGTGTTCGTCAACAATATCAGAAAAGGTGGACCGGCCGATTTGAGTGGCATGCTGAAACGATACGACCGTATAATTCAA GTGAACAACACCAGGACAGACGACTCCGACTGCTGCCTGACCGTACCATTGGTGGCGTCTGCTGGAGACAAAATCACACTGACCGTAGAAAGACGGAATAACATGCCGAGAATTCAATTTCCTTAA